A genomic region of Mycobacterium senriense contains the following coding sequences:
- the pgeF gene encoding peptidoglycan editing factor PgeF, with translation MSVRIRRVTTTRAGGVSKPPFDTFNLGDHVGDDPAAVAENRARLAATIGLRAGRVVWMNQVHGVRVEVVDGARDTAVDDTDALVTRTARLALAVVTADCVPVLMADARAGVAAAVHAGRVGAQRGVVARTVEKMLELGARPEDISVLLGPAVSGRNYEVPAAMADEVEAALPGSRTTTAAGTPGLDLRAGIACQLTDLGVTAIDIDPRCTVDDAALFSHRRDAPTGRLASLIWME, from the coding sequence GTGAGCGTTCGCATCCGGCGGGTGACCACCACCCGCGCAGGCGGTGTATCGAAGCCGCCGTTCGACACCTTCAACCTGGGCGACCACGTCGGGGACGATCCGGCGGCGGTCGCCGAGAACCGGGCCCGGCTGGCCGCCACCATCGGGTTGCGCGCCGGCCGCGTGGTGTGGATGAACCAGGTCCACGGTGTTCGGGTGGAGGTGGTCGACGGGGCGCGCGACACCGCGGTCGACGACACCGACGCGCTGGTCACCCGTACCGCGCGCCTCGCCCTGGCGGTGGTGACCGCCGACTGCGTCCCGGTGCTGATGGCCGACGCGCGCGCCGGCGTGGCCGCCGCGGTGCACGCCGGCCGGGTCGGCGCCCAGCGCGGGGTGGTGGCCCGCACGGTGGAGAAGATGCTGGAGCTCGGCGCGCGGCCTGAAGACATTTCGGTGTTGTTGGGCCCGGCGGTCAGTGGCCGCAATTACGAAGTGCCCGCGGCCATGGCCGACGAGGTCGAGGCGGCCCTGCCGGGCAGCCGGACCACCACCGCCGCGGGAACCCCCGGACTCGACCTGCGCGCCGGAATCGCCTGTCAGCTAACGGATTTGGGCGTGACGGCAATCGATATCGATCCGCGATGCACGGTGGACGACGCGGCGCTGTTCAGTCATCGCCGGGATGCGCCGACCGGCCGGCTGGCCTCACTGATCTGGATGGAGTGA
- a CDS encoding YggS family pyridoxal phosphate-dependent enzyme: MAVEIPAGGDRESELTHALASVRSRLAAAAEAAGRNVGEIEVLPITKYFPATDVVTLSRLGCRVIGESRDQEATAKVAEVTRLLAASGRADVATPRWHMVGHIQRNKARSVARWAHTAHSVDSAHLVSALDKGVAAALNDGRRTAPMRIYVQVSLDGDESRGGVDISRAGAVDQVCDQVEDSKNLDLIGLMGIPPLDSDPDEAFDRLRSEHRRVLESHRNAVGLSAGMSNDFEIAVKHGSTCVRVGTALMGPRRLPSP, from the coding sequence ATGGCGGTAGAGATACCTGCCGGGGGAGACCGCGAATCGGAATTGACACACGCATTGGCGTCGGTGCGCTCTCGCCTTGCGGCGGCGGCGGAAGCGGCGGGCCGCAATGTCGGCGAAATCGAAGTTCTGCCGATTACCAAATACTTCCCAGCAACCGATGTCGTGACTTTGTCCCGATTGGGTTGTCGCGTCATCGGCGAATCACGGGATCAGGAAGCGACGGCGAAAGTGGCCGAAGTCACCCGATTGCTGGCGGCGTCCGGGCGCGCGGATGTGGCAACACCACGCTGGCACATGGTGGGTCATATCCAGCGGAACAAGGCGCGGTCGGTGGCGCGCTGGGCGCATACCGCGCACTCCGTCGACAGCGCGCACCTGGTGTCCGCGCTCGACAAGGGCGTGGCGGCGGCGCTGAACGACGGCCGCCGCACCGCCCCGATGCGGATCTACGTTCAGGTCAGCCTCGACGGCGACGAGTCGCGCGGCGGCGTCGACATATCCCGGGCGGGGGCCGTCGATCAGGTGTGCGACCAGGTCGAGGACTCGAAAAACCTGGACCTGATCGGGCTGATGGGGATCCCGCCGCTGGACTCGGACCCCGATGAGGCCTTTGACCGGCTCCGATCCGAGCACCGCCGGGTTCTCGAATCGCATCGCAACGCCGTCGGGCTCTCCGCCGGCATGTCCAACGACTTCGAAATCGCGGTCAAACACGGTTCGACATGTGTGCGTGTCGGTACCGCGTTAATGGGTCCACGGCGGTTACCGTCACCGTAA
- a CDS encoding cell division protein SepF, with protein MSTLHKVKAYFGMAPMDDYEDEYYDDHAPSRGIPRPRFDDGYGRYEQDDYDDPRREPVDYPPPPAGYRGGYGDEPRYGAVHPREFDRGERGGPRFGSWLRNSTRGALAMDPRRMAMMFEEGHPLSKITTLRPKDYSEARTIGERFRDGTPVIMDLVSMDNADAKRLVDFAAGLAFALRGSFDKVATKVFLLSPADVDVSPEERRRIAETGFYAYQ; from the coding sequence ATGAGCACACTGCACAAAGTCAAGGCCTATTTCGGTATGGCCCCAATGGACGACTACGAGGACGAGTATTACGACGACCACGCGCCGTCCCGTGGTATTCCGCGCCCGCGATTTGACGACGGATACGGTCGCTACGAGCAAGATGACTACGACGACCCGCGCCGCGAGCCCGTCGACTACCCGCCGCCGCCCGCCGGCTACCGCGGCGGCTACGGCGACGAGCCCCGCTACGGCGCCGTCCACCCCCGCGAGTTCGACCGCGGTGAACGCGGCGGCCCGCGCTTCGGCTCGTGGTTGCGCAACTCCACCCGCGGAGCTCTGGCGATGGACCCGCGCCGGATGGCGATGATGTTCGAAGAGGGCCACCCGCTGTCGAAGATCACCACGCTGCGCCCGAAGGACTACAGCGAGGCTCGCACCATCGGCGAGCGTTTCCGCGACGGCACCCCGGTCATCATGGACCTGGTGTCGATGGACAATGCCGACGCCAAGCGGCTCGTCGACTTCGCGGCCGGCCTGGCGTTCGCGCTGCGCGGCTCCTTCGACAAGGTCGCGACCAAGGTGTTCCTGCTGTCGCCCGCCGACGTGGACGTGTCCCCGGAGGAACGCCGCCGGATCGCCGAAACCGGTTTCTACGCTTACCAATAG
- a CDS encoding YggT family protein has protein sequence MVLFFQILGFALFIFWLLLIARVVVEFIRSFSRDWHPTGITVVVLEIILSITDPPVKLLRRLIPQLTIGAVRFDLSIMVLLLVAFIGMQLAFGAAA, from the coding sequence TTGGTGTTGTTCTTTCAGATCCTTGGGTTTGCGCTATTCATTTTCTGGCTGCTGCTCATCGCTCGGGTCGTCGTCGAGTTCATCCGCTCGTTCAGCCGGGACTGGCATCCCACCGGCATCACTGTGGTGGTGCTGGAGATCATCCTGTCGATCACCGATCCGCCGGTGAAACTGCTCCGCAGGCTGATCCCGCAACTCACCATCGGGGCGGTCCGCTTCGACCTCTCGATCATGGTGCTGTTGCTCGTCGCGTTCATCGGCATGCAGCTGGCGTTCGGCGCCGCGGCTTAG
- the wag31 gene encoding DivIVA-like cell division protein Wag31 → MPLTPADVHNVAFSKPPIGKRGYNEDEVDAFLDLVEAELTRLIEENSDLRQRIEELDHELASGGGAAAPAAAAAPTQAIPVQEPEPVKPAPAAAPAAAANNEEQAMKAARVLTLAQDTADRLTSTAKTESEKMLADARANADQILSEARSTAETTVTEARQRADAMLADAQTRSETQLRQAQEKADALQADAERKHSEIMGTINQQRTVLEGRLEQLRTFEREYRTRLKTYLESQLEELGQRGSAAPVDSSADAGSFDQFNRGNN, encoded by the coding sequence ATGCCGCTTACACCAGCCGACGTCCACAATGTGGCGTTCAGTAAGCCACCGATCGGCAAGCGGGGCTACAACGAAGACGAGGTGGATGCCTTCCTCGATCTGGTGGAAGCCGAGCTGACCCGGCTCATCGAAGAGAACAGCGATCTGCGCCAGCGGATCGAAGAGCTGGACCACGAACTGGCCTCCGGTGGTGGCGCTGCCGCTCCGGCCGCCGCCGCCGCGCCCACCCAGGCGATTCCCGTCCAAGAACCTGAACCGGTCAAGCCGGCGCCGGCCGCAGCCCCGGCCGCGGCGGCCAACAACGAGGAACAGGCCATGAAGGCCGCTCGGGTGCTGACGCTGGCGCAGGACACCGCCGACCGCCTGACCTCCACCGCCAAGACCGAGTCGGAAAAGATGCTGGCCGACGCCCGCGCCAACGCCGACCAGATCCTCAGCGAGGCCCGCAGCACCGCCGAGACCACGGTCACCGAGGCCCGGCAGCGCGCCGACGCCATGCTCGCGGATGCGCAGACCCGCTCCGAGACCCAGCTGCGCCAGGCCCAAGAGAAGGCCGACGCCCTGCAGGCCGACGCCGAACGCAAGCACTCCGAGATCATGGGCACCATCAACCAGCAGCGCACCGTTCTGGAAGGCCGGCTCGAGCAGCTCCGCACGTTCGAGCGCGAATACCGCACCCGGCTCAAGACCTACCTGGAGTCTCAGCTGGAGGAACTCGGGCAGCGCGGATCCGCGGCACCGGTGGACTCCAGCGCGGACGCAGGCAGCTTCGACCAGTTCAACCGGGGCAACAACTAG
- a CDS encoding phage holin family protein, whose protein sequence is MLIIALVLALIGLVALVFAVVTSNELVAWVCIAASVVGVVLLILDALRERQRRDLGGDEAQDADEAQADEGDYVDYPEEVPGEDEPATTGETAPTEESKVVAEGRGDEPAK, encoded by the coding sequence ATGCTCATCATTGCGCTGGTATTGGCCCTGATCGGGCTCGTCGCGTTGGTGTTCGCGGTCGTCACGAGCAACGAGCTGGTGGCCTGGGTCTGCATCGCCGCCAGCGTGGTTGGCGTGGTGCTGTTGATCCTGGACGCGCTGCGCGAACGCCAGCGGCGTGACCTGGGTGGTGACGAAGCCCAGGATGCCGACGAGGCCCAGGCCGACGAGGGCGACTACGTCGACTACCCCGAGGAAGTCCCAGGTGAGGACGAACCCGCGACGACGGGAGAGACCGCGCCGACCGAGGAGTCCAAGGTCGTGGCCGAGGGCCGCGGCGACGAGCCCGCGAAGTAA
- a CDS encoding DUF429 domain-containing protein, with protein MTVSVGVDIAEPRKGLDLVALDDRRAIVERIARASVTDVVAAIVRIAPDVVGIDSPPAWARSGKCRTAERALRPLGITAFCTPTDPGAHAFYRWMRAGFAVFDAIADRYPSYRNGPIRSRALEVFPEASATLLTGTLCPKGQKIPFRRAVLRAHDMTTCCYPASTLSTLRWRRSRVCAHSKDSSRPSATPPKASSSCRWRRCRRRP; from the coding sequence GTGACCGTGTCGGTTGGGGTCGATATTGCGGAACCGCGCAAGGGGCTTGATCTCGTCGCTCTCGATGATCGGCGGGCGATCGTCGAGAGAATCGCTCGCGCATCGGTGACAGATGTTGTCGCAGCCATCGTGCGGATCGCGCCGGACGTGGTGGGCATCGACTCGCCACCGGCGTGGGCGCGGAGCGGCAAATGCCGGACTGCAGAACGCGCGTTGCGACCACTGGGCATTACGGCGTTCTGCACGCCGACCGATCCGGGTGCTCACGCTTTCTACCGCTGGATGCGCGCCGGTTTTGCCGTTTTCGACGCCATCGCTGACCGCTACCCGTCCTACCGCAATGGACCTATCCGGAGCAGGGCGCTCGAAGTGTTCCCGGAAGCGAGTGCCACTTTGCTCACAGGAACGTTGTGCCCGAAGGGCCAGAAGATTCCGTTCCGCCGGGCGGTGTTGCGCGCCCATGACATGACGACATGTTGCTACCCAGCATCGACGCTGTCGACGCTGCGCTGGCGGCGCTCACGGGTCTGCGCGCACTCGAAGGACAGTTCACGGCCATCGGCGACCCCGCCGAAGGCGTCATCGTCGTGCCGGTGGCGCCGCTGCCGGCGGCGCCCTTGA
- a CDS encoding ATP-binding protein has translation MSGVDAAGGFAYQHAQAIQLALGLAQDLSLDRIRVEAENDVIDAEVWSVSDELIEGFQFKRRNDKDTWGQQELIDELADWSDLAQQHPAARYHFVTDGRLGPTGRNVRDALQKAASGDMHAITSLISEKAKRAVDTEPMRRASIAVDDAPYPVLIARAEQQAKSLLTNVTGEAEAEERGRWVVLELLNAVTDRSGRGDPDERVIKREEVLQLLSTPQEHIPSKSWGDDLKAEFHASVLVQMAEQSVVLRCRIDPLSTGGAPTQGADPKFLEDWIDSRGVCLLGGESGSGKSTVLLAAQRRAAQVGRTVIVAHAEDYIPGRLSALIAGGINLHGYIGAHPAVGTSALADPEVIIAIDGVSEVPHAEREELEKELRQFLGANPRATLVLAGRETTTMRSVLNRNTPSTDLVVMPLSEDERQRLVEIYYKCESEVALGLAREAYHKLQGVAKNPLMLLLGVRAILLQGDAANPARVFETVIRSIADDCGYADASVYEIGLGMAYNKLLDEERRYCNTFAWGKLLKDVAKELEDEGYSVSGPALREFGSETGLVKVAQNDSVRSVHDSFADYLAAAAVSNSMASLPDHLGEQDRSRCRFLAQLSGVDSSLAELLSRDLPMTAVNVAPIEGRVPEERWHEETQRYVDEFLPASEPRPRVAYWVDSAGRRVVTVDGSFEGWWEDSGPDGGNSMSGWSFPLTDGQGPLFVAVQIWRRYLDRLLTPPALSGVAAPQSFEESREILVNHADLLHDRMNELVSLVGISGPEADSFNELTDTKLQFILSDSESVTDERERSVWFRDSPIPTDGDRVLVGSKPTDEVWTSWGRVDSFVSTGPLQSAARKVRTAINRAVGRTWL, from the coding sequence ATGAGCGGTGTCGACGCTGCTGGCGGGTTTGCGTACCAGCATGCACAGGCTATTCAACTCGCACTTGGGCTGGCGCAAGACCTGAGTTTGGACAGAATTCGAGTTGAGGCTGAGAACGACGTCATCGATGCAGAAGTCTGGTCTGTCTCAGACGAATTGATCGAAGGCTTTCAATTTAAGCGGCGCAACGACAAAGACACTTGGGGCCAACAGGAGCTCATCGACGAACTCGCGGACTGGTCAGATCTCGCGCAGCAGCATCCCGCCGCGAGGTACCACTTCGTCACGGATGGCAGATTGGGGCCAACTGGACGAAACGTCCGTGATGCCCTGCAAAAGGCGGCTAGCGGCGACATGCACGCCATAACCAGCCTGATATCAGAAAAGGCTAAGCGGGCAGTCGATACGGAGCCGATGCGTCGTGCGTCTATCGCCGTCGACGATGCGCCATACCCTGTGTTGATCGCCAGGGCTGAACAGCAGGCCAAGTCACTGCTAACTAACGTCACTGGCGAAGCTGAAGCCGAGGAGCGCGGCCGCTGGGTAGTGCTTGAGTTGTTGAACGCCGTAACTGACCGGAGCGGACGAGGCGACCCGGACGAACGCGTCATCAAACGAGAAGAGGTCTTACAGCTTCTTTCCACGCCTCAGGAACACATACCGTCGAAGTCCTGGGGTGATGATCTCAAGGCGGAGTTCCACGCGTCCGTGTTGGTTCAAATGGCCGAGCAGTCCGTTGTCCTCCGGTGCAGAATCGACCCCCTTTCTACAGGCGGTGCCCCGACGCAGGGCGCGGATCCCAAGTTTCTTGAGGATTGGATTGACTCACGCGGTGTATGCCTCTTGGGCGGCGAGTCGGGCAGCGGAAAGTCGACGGTGCTCCTCGCTGCCCAGCGTCGTGCTGCGCAGGTCGGAAGGACTGTGATTGTTGCTCACGCTGAGGATTACATACCTGGCCGTCTGTCAGCATTGATTGCCGGCGGTATAAATCTCCATGGGTACATCGGGGCTCACCCAGCGGTAGGGACCTCAGCGCTCGCCGATCCCGAGGTGATCATTGCCATCGACGGCGTATCCGAGGTACCGCATGCCGAGAGGGAAGAACTCGAAAAGGAACTCCGTCAATTTCTAGGCGCAAACCCCAGAGCAACACTGGTTTTGGCAGGGCGTGAGACAACAACGATGCGCTCTGTTCTGAACCGCAACACACCTTCGACTGATCTTGTCGTCATGCCCCTCTCCGAGGACGAGCGTCAGCGACTTGTGGAGATCTATTACAAGTGCGAATCGGAAGTCGCACTCGGACTTGCGCGAGAGGCGTATCACAAGTTGCAAGGCGTCGCCAAGAATCCCCTGATGTTGCTCTTGGGTGTGCGAGCGATCCTTCTGCAAGGGGATGCAGCCAATCCCGCCCGAGTCTTCGAAACGGTGATTCGATCAATCGCAGACGATTGCGGTTACGCCGACGCCAGTGTCTACGAGATAGGCCTTGGAATGGCTTATAACAAGCTCCTCGATGAAGAGCGGCGCTACTGCAACACCTTCGCGTGGGGCAAGCTGCTGAAAGATGTGGCCAAAGAGCTTGAAGATGAAGGCTATTCAGTCTCTGGCCCCGCGCTCCGAGAGTTTGGCTCCGAGACGGGGCTCGTGAAAGTAGCTCAGAATGACAGTGTCAGATCCGTTCACGATTCATTTGCCGACTATCTAGCCGCTGCGGCAGTGAGCAATTCGATGGCGAGCCTTCCCGACCACCTCGGCGAGCAGGATCGCTCTCGATGTAGATTCCTGGCCCAGCTTTCGGGCGTTGATTCGTCACTGGCAGAGTTGCTTTCGCGCGACCTTCCAATGACAGCGGTCAACGTTGCACCCATTGAGGGGCGGGTACCTGAGGAACGTTGGCACGAAGAGACGCAACGCTACGTCGACGAGTTCCTTCCCGCCTCGGAGCCGAGACCGAGGGTCGCCTACTGGGTGGACAGTGCGGGACGCCGGGTGGTCACTGTCGATGGGTCCTTTGAGGGCTGGTGGGAAGACTCTGGTCCGGACGGCGGAAACAGCATGTCGGGCTGGTCCTTTCCCCTTACCGACGGCCAGGGACCGCTTTTTGTAGCCGTGCAGATCTGGCGTCGGTACCTTGACAGGCTTCTGACCCCACCGGCGCTCTCGGGGGTTGCAGCCCCGCAAAGCTTCGAGGAATCCAGAGAAATCCTGGTGAACCACGCGGATCTGCTTCACGACCGCATGAATGAGCTTGTGTCACTCGTAGGCATATCCGGCCCCGAAGCAGATTCTTTCAACGAGCTCACCGACACGAAACTGCAGTTCATATTGTCCGATAGCGAGAGCGTTACTGACGAGCGTGAACGGAGCGTGTGGTTCCGCGATTCTCCGATTCCAACCGATGGAGACCGGGTCCTGGTGGGTAGCAAGCCGACGGACGAGGTATGGACAAGCTGGGGACGAGTGGACTCATTCGTGTCTACAGGACCGCTTCAAAGTGCAGCCCGAAAGGTCCGGACAGCGATCAACCGGGCCGTCGGACGGACTTGGCTGTAA
- a CDS encoding M20/M25/M40 family metallo-hydrolase: protein MTIQSGATEVPANWSDDVVEVVSKLIRFDTTNTGEPETTKGEADCAQWIAEQLAEVGYAPQYVESGAPGRGNVFVRLPGADRSRGALLMHGHLDVVPAEPTEWSVHPFSGAIKDGFVWGRGAIDMKDMVGMMIVVARQLKRAGIVPPRDLVFAFIADEEHGGTYGARWLVDHRPELFTGVTEAIGEVGGFSLTVPCKDGGERRLYLIETAEKGLSWMKLTARGPAGHGSMVHDRNAVTAVAEAVARLGRHEFPLVLTDTVAQFLAAVSEETGLTFDTESGDLRGVIEKLGPMARMLKAVLHDTANPTMLKAGYKANVVPAIAEAVVDCRILPGRKEAFEAEIDQLLGPDVTREWIKDFSSYETSFDGDLVDAMNEAVLAHDPGARTVPYMLSGGTDAKSFARLGIRCFGFSPLRLPPDLDFTALFHGVDERVPIDALRFGTDVLAHFLTHC from the coding sequence GTGACCATTCAGAGCGGGGCGACCGAGGTGCCGGCCAACTGGAGCGACGACGTGGTCGAGGTAGTCAGCAAGTTGATCCGGTTCGACACCACCAACACCGGCGAACCGGAGACCACCAAGGGCGAGGCCGACTGCGCGCAGTGGATCGCCGAGCAGCTCGCCGAGGTCGGCTACGCGCCGCAGTATGTCGAATCCGGCGCCCCGGGTCGCGGCAATGTGTTCGTCCGCCTGCCGGGCGCCGACAGGTCGCGCGGCGCGTTGCTGATGCACGGGCATCTCGACGTGGTGCCGGCCGAGCCGACGGAGTGGAGCGTGCACCCGTTCTCCGGCGCGATCAAAGACGGCTTCGTCTGGGGCCGCGGCGCGATCGACATGAAGGACATGGTCGGCATGATGATCGTGGTGGCCCGCCAGTTGAAGCGCGCGGGCATCGTGCCGCCGCGCGACCTGGTTTTCGCGTTCATCGCCGACGAAGAACACGGCGGGACCTACGGAGCCCGGTGGCTCGTCGATCACCGGCCGGAGCTTTTCACCGGGGTCACCGAGGCGATCGGTGAGGTGGGCGGATTTTCACTGACGGTGCCGTGCAAGGACGGGGGAGAACGTCGGCTCTACCTGATCGAGACGGCGGAGAAGGGGCTGTCCTGGATGAAGCTCACCGCCCGCGGCCCGGCCGGACACGGGTCGATGGTGCACGACCGGAACGCCGTCACCGCCGTCGCCGAGGCCGTCGCCCGCCTGGGCCGCCACGAGTTTCCGCTCGTGCTGACCGACACCGTCGCGCAGTTCCTGGCCGCCGTCAGCGAGGAGACCGGGCTCACCTTCGACACCGAATCGGGGGACCTGCGTGGGGTTATCGAAAAGCTGGGCCCGATGGCCCGCATGCTCAAGGCGGTGCTGCACGACACCGCGAACCCCACCATGCTCAAGGCCGGTTATAAGGCCAACGTCGTGCCGGCCATCGCCGAGGCGGTGGTGGACTGCCGGATCCTGCCGGGGCGCAAGGAGGCGTTCGAGGCCGAGATCGACCAGCTGCTCGGGCCGGACGTGACGCGCGAGTGGATCAAGGACTTCTCGTCGTATGAGACGAGTTTCGACGGCGACCTGGTCGATGCCATGAACGAGGCGGTGCTGGCGCACGACCCGGGCGCGCGCACCGTGCCGTATATGCTTTCCGGTGGTACCGACGCGAAGTCGTTCGCGCGCTTGGGTATTCGCTGTTTCGGATTCAGTCCGCTGCGGTTGCCGCCGGACCTGGATTTCACCGCGCTGTTCCACGGTGTCGATGAGCGGGTACCCATCGATGCGCTACGGTTCGGCACCGACGTGCTGGCCCACTTCCTGACCCACTGCTAG
- a CDS encoding YbhB/YbcL family Raf kinase inhibitor-like protein, whose protein sequence is MSTAPDPYASLPKLPTFTLTSQSVTDGQPLAKPQVSGIMGAGGEDVSPQLSWSGFPDETRSFAVTVYDPDAPTASGFWHWAVANLPADVTELPAGAGDGSNLPGDALTLVNDAGQRRYIGAAPPAGHGPHRYYIAVHAVDTEKLDLPEDASPAFLGFNLFQHAIARAVIHATYEQK, encoded by the coding sequence ATGAGCACTGCTCCTGACCCGTACGCATCGTTGCCGAAGCTGCCGACCTTCACGCTGACCTCGCAATCGGTTACCGATGGCCAGCCGCTGGCCAAGCCACAAGTCAGCGGAATCATGGGTGCGGGCGGTGAAGACGTCAGCCCTCAGCTGAGCTGGTCGGGATTCCCGGACGAGACGCGCAGCTTCGCCGTCACCGTCTACGACCCCGACGCCCCGACGGCCTCCGGGTTCTGGCACTGGGCTGTGGCCAACCTGCCGGCCGACGTCACCGAGCTGCCCGCGGGCGCCGGCGATGGCAGCAATCTGCCCGGGGATGCGCTGACGCTCGTGAACGACGCGGGGCAGCGTCGCTACATCGGGGCTGCGCCGCCGGCGGGTCACGGCCCACACCGGTACTACATCGCCGTGCACGCCGTGGACACCGAGAAGCTGGATCTTCCCGAGGACGCCAGCCCGGCCTTCCTTGGATTCAACCTGTTCCAGCACGCCATCGCGCGGGCGGTCATCCACGCCACCTACGAGCAGAAGTAG
- a CDS encoding HNH endonuclease signature motif containing protein yields MRSVTREELQHDVDALRAVVSRFRGHSYDALTNPERLQMLEILECEGRRLQTPSHQLINQLGEQGDSAELGGKLSWVLADRLHISRAEAGRRIAEAADLGPRRALTGESLAPVLPATASAQRDGTIGADHVAVIRRLFRQLPESVDLETCVHAEKHLAAKATQFRPDQLAKLARRLMECLNPDGSYSDEDRARRRGLVLGSQQADGMSRLSGWLTPEARASWEAVLAKLAAPGMCNPDDDTPVVDGAPSEEAVQRDTRTPGQRNHDGLNAALRAMLASGDLGQHKGLPASIVVTTTLTELEAAAGKGLTGGGTILPMSDVIRLARHAHHYLAIFDKGKALALYHTKRLASLGQRIVLYAKDRGCTHPGCDVSGYYCEIHHVEDWARTYRTDIDQLAMACGPHHRLLEKGWTTRKRANGDTEWIPPPHLDRGQPRTNTFHHPEDLLREEEDGAA; encoded by the coding sequence ATGCGTTCGGTTACTCGCGAGGAGCTTCAGCACGACGTTGACGCATTGCGCGCCGTCGTCTCTCGCTTCCGTGGACACTCGTATGATGCGCTGACCAACCCGGAGCGGTTGCAGATGCTGGAGATACTCGAATGCGAGGGGCGCCGGCTTCAAACGCCAAGCCATCAGCTCATCAATCAGCTTGGCGAGCAAGGGGATTCCGCGGAGTTGGGCGGCAAGCTGTCCTGGGTGTTGGCGGACCGGCTGCACATCAGCCGGGCCGAGGCCGGCCGCCGGATCGCCGAGGCCGCCGATCTGGGCCCGCGCCGGGCGCTTACCGGTGAGTCATTGGCGCCGGTGCTACCCGCCACGGCGTCGGCCCAGCGCGACGGCACCATCGGCGCCGACCACGTCGCGGTGATCCGGCGGCTTTTCCGCCAGCTGCCCGAGTCCGTCGACCTGGAGACCTGTGTGCACGCCGAAAAGCACCTGGCGGCCAAGGCTACTCAGTTTCGCCCCGATCAGCTCGCGAAGCTGGCCCGCCGCCTGATGGAATGCCTCAATCCCGACGGCAGCTACAGCGACGAGGACCGGGCTCGGCGGCGTGGGCTGGTGCTCGGCAGTCAGCAGGCCGACGGCATGTCGCGCCTGAGTGGATGGCTGACACCCGAAGCCAGAGCCAGCTGGGAGGCGGTGCTGGCCAAGCTCGCCGCCCCCGGCATGTGCAACCCCGACGATGACACGCCGGTCGTGGACGGCGCCCCTTCGGAAGAGGCGGTGCAGCGCGACACCCGCACCCCGGGTCAGCGCAACCACGACGGGCTCAACGCCGCGCTGCGAGCGATGCTGGCCAGCGGAGACTTAGGTCAGCACAAGGGATTACCGGCCAGCATCGTCGTAACCACCACGCTCACAGAGCTTGAAGCCGCTGCCGGGAAGGGATTGACCGGCGGCGGCACCATCCTGCCGATGTCGGACGTCATCCGCCTGGCCCGGCATGCCCACCATTACCTGGCGATCTTCGACAAGGGCAAGGCGTTGGCGCTGTACCACACCAAGCGCCTCGCCTCGCTCGGTCAACGAATTGTCTTGTACGCCAAGGACCGTGGGTGTACGCATCCTGGTTGCGACGTGTCCGGCTATTACTGCGAGATCCATCACGTCGAAGATTGGGCCAGGACGTACCGCACCGACATCGACCAACTCGCGATGGCCTGCGGACCCCACCACCGGCTTCTCGAGAAGGGCTGGACCACCCGAAAACGCGCCAACGGCGATACCGAATGGATACCGCCGCCGCACCTCGATCGCGGGCAACCCCGCACCAACACCTTCCACCACCCCGAGGATCTGCTGCGTGAGGAAGAAGACGGCGCGGCCTGA